In Novipirellula caenicola, a single genomic region encodes these proteins:
- a CDS encoding glycosyltransferase: MSDSHLHARQTTRVAYLVNQYPSISTTFIRREIHALERLGHVVIRYGIRRPWVQVVDPEDKREESQTHYVLDLPIHVLLGSLVAVALSHPIRFLAAIRLAMAFYWNAGSLFRHLIYLAEATVIKRWSDRDKIHHLHAHFGTNSTTVATLCRRLGGPKFSFTVHGPEEFDRPIQLGLGKKIASSEFVVGISRFGCSQLYRWAEFADWSKVHLVRCGLDETYFDVAWTPPPTSPRFLAIGRLNEQKGMPLLMQAAAKLARDDVSFELTIVGDGPLRSTLEAMIREHQLQSHVVLAGWKTGPEIQSMIQQSRVLVMPSFAEGLPVACMESLALGRPVIATAVAGIPELVRSGVTGWLIPAGSVTRLCHAMTQAINVSEEEIVRRGNNGAARVRRRHDVRREAKKLSNRILGLPASDKRTSAVAPSPHDSRREIFPDDTAATSFVSSNTR, encoded by the coding sequence ATGAGTGATTCCCACTTGCACGCACGACAGACGACACGCGTTGCTTATTTGGTCAACCAATATCCCTCGATCAGCACCACGTTTATTCGCCGCGAGATTCATGCCTTGGAACGACTCGGCCATGTCGTGATTCGTTACGGCATTCGCCGACCTTGGGTGCAAGTCGTGGACCCCGAGGACAAGCGAGAGGAATCGCAAACCCACTACGTGCTGGATCTGCCGATTCACGTGTTGCTGGGATCCCTCGTCGCAGTCGCGTTGTCCCATCCGATCCGATTCTTGGCCGCGATTCGCTTGGCCATGGCGTTTTACTGGAATGCGGGATCGCTGTTTCGCCACCTGATCTATTTGGCCGAAGCGACGGTGATCAAGCGTTGGAGCGATCGTGACAAGATCCATCATCTGCATGCTCACTTTGGAACCAATTCGACAACCGTGGCAACGCTTTGTCGACGTTTGGGCGGTCCCAAATTTAGTTTCACCGTACACGGCCCAGAGGAATTCGATCGACCAATCCAACTCGGACTTGGAAAGAAGATTGCATCGAGCGAGTTTGTGGTCGGAATCAGCCGATTTGGATGTAGCCAACTGTATCGCTGGGCTGAGTTTGCTGATTGGTCCAAAGTCCACTTGGTGCGGTGCGGCTTGGATGAGACGTATTTTGATGTCGCGTGGACACCGCCGCCGACTTCGCCGCGTTTCTTGGCAATCGGACGATTGAATGAGCAGAAGGGGATGCCGCTGCTGATGCAAGCCGCCGCAAAGCTGGCTCGTGATGACGTTTCGTTTGAATTGACGATTGTCGGCGATGGGCCGCTGCGAAGCACGCTGGAAGCGATGATCCGGGAACATCAACTGCAATCTCATGTGGTGCTGGCGGGCTGGAAGACAGGTCCTGAAATCCAATCGATGATCCAACAGAGCCGCGTGCTTGTGATGCCTAGTTTTGCGGAAGGGTTGCCCGTGGCATGCATGGAATCGCTGGCCCTCGGCCGCCCCGTGATCGCAACTGCGGTGGCCGGAATCCCGGAACTGGTCCGTAGCGGAGTCACGGGTTGGCTGATCCCCGCCGGATCCGTCACGCGATTGTGCCATGCCATGACTCAGGCGATCAACGTTTCGGAAGAGGAAATCGTGCGACGCGGAAACAACGGCGCAGCACGCGTCCGCAGACGTCACGATGTCCGCCGCGAAGCGAAAAAATTATCCAATCGAATACTTGGCTTGCCCGCTTCGGATAAACGAACCTCGGCCGTTGCCCCATCGCCACACGATTCTCGACGCGAGATTTTTCCAGACGACACCGCAGCCACTTCGTTTGTTTCAAGCAACACACGCTAA
- a CDS encoding DUF3299 domain-containing protein, which yields MSAELQMSSSSDVVEFPYRAVSRAAIASVVFFVLAFPGLIPTFSPLLILTAVGIAAGIVGFRATKQFPDEYSGGALAKFGVIGNALLMVGGIGLHTYIYMTEVPDGYTRIPFHELQQPEGMPDIPTRFAYDIDGDKVFLKGYIHPASGSGALRQFILVPDLGTCCFGGQPKSSDMIEVTVTNGKNVKAGLTKRKLAGKFQLNRSPQKLTDFDNNIFYRIKADQVR from the coding sequence ATGTCAGCTGAACTTCAAATGTCATCGTCAAGCGATGTGGTTGAATTCCCGTACCGAGCCGTCAGCCGGGCGGCAATCGCTTCGGTGGTTTTCTTCGTTCTTGCTTTCCCTGGGCTGATTCCGACCTTCTCGCCGCTGTTGATCCTGACGGCGGTCGGCATTGCCGCAGGCATCGTTGGTTTTCGGGCAACCAAACAATTTCCCGACGAATACAGTGGCGGAGCGCTCGCCAAATTTGGCGTGATTGGAAATGCGCTGCTGATGGTCGGCGGGATCGGGCTGCACACCTACATCTACATGACCGAAGTTCCCGACGGCTACACCCGGATTCCTTTTCACGAACTGCAGCAGCCCGAGGGGATGCCCGATATCCCGACGCGATTTGCCTATGACATCGACGGCGATAAAGTCTTTCTCAAAGGCTATATCCATCCAGCATCCGGCAGCGGAGCCCTTCGTCAATTCATCCTGGTCCCCGACTTGGGAACCTGTTGCTTCGGTGGCCAGCCCAAAAGTAGCGACATGATCGAAGTTACGGTGACGAACGGGAAAAACGTCAAAGCGGGGCTGACCAAACGAAAACTTGCTGGCAAATTCCAGCTCAATCGATCCCCACAGAAGCTAACTGACTTTGACAACAATATTTTCTATCGCATAAAAGCGGACCAAGTCCGTTAA
- a CDS encoding sugar transferase, translating to MMTPTLANPPLNFTSGLPSIEGIDVYGHCKRIMDVAISTVAILLCIPLIALVAIAIKCEDGGSVFYWSPRVGRGGRRFECLKFRSMVVDADKQKAAMRLMNQHADDRTFKLRHDPRITKVGRWIRRYSIDELPQFYNVLRGDMSVVGPRPALLEEVLRYNVQDYGRCDVLPGLTCIWQVSGRGDIPFAEQLIMDLDYIQNRSFLTDVKLIVKTIPVVLSGKGAY from the coding sequence ATGATGACACCAACACTCGCCAACCCACCGCTGAATTTCACATCGGGGCTGCCGTCGATCGAAGGCATCGATGTCTATGGACATTGCAAACGAATCATGGATGTTGCCATTTCGACCGTAGCGATCCTGTTGTGCATTCCGCTAATCGCGCTGGTAGCCATCGCGATTAAATGCGAAGACGGTGGATCGGTGTTCTATTGGTCGCCACGCGTAGGCCGCGGAGGCCGCCGTTTTGAGTGTCTAAAATTTCGCTCGATGGTAGTCGATGCGGACAAACAAAAAGCGGCGATGCGATTGATGAACCAACACGCCGACGATCGCACGTTCAAATTGCGGCACGATCCCCGCATCACCAAGGTGGGGCGTTGGATCCGTCGCTACAGTATCGATGAACTGCCTCAATTTTATAACGTGCTGCGTGGTGACATGAGCGTCGTGGGACCTCGCCCGGCGCTGCTCGAGGAAGTCCTGCGTTATAACGTCCAGGACTACGGTCGCTGTGACGTCCTGCCCGGTTTGACCTGCATTTGGCAAGTGTCCGGCCGCGGTGACATTCCATTTGCCGAGCAACTCATCATGGACCTGGACTACATTCAGAACCGCAGTTTTCTGACCGACGTGAAACTGATCGTCAAAACCATCCCTGTGGTGTTGAGCGGCAAAGGCGCTTATTGA
- a CDS encoding serine/threonine-protein kinase produces the protein MTTLLGKLEVESNHQPGSLAKDRRPFAETHVSHPTTSSMSFTYPSGSTPLDRYTIRRGIGMGGFGEVYFAVSEAGKEVALKRIQRNLEVELRGVSHCLNLKHPHLIALYDICRDDQEQAWVVMEYVAGQNLRQVLDQSPSGLDVTEVRRWLSGIAAGVDHLHGAGLVHRDLKPGNVFDDMGIVKVGDYGLSKFISASHRGGHTESVGTFHYMAPEIGRGEYGREIDIYAIGIMTYELLTGTVPFDGESCHEIIVKHMTAKPDVTVLAEPYRSVVAKCLEKDPANRFRSVREMTNALGITQTGPAAIHADAIQPNTPDAPIVATLANANANDSVSSKSSFTAKSSAPTGGRPQSPTAAVHHANVANDSEPLARAVRASVSDLQCWWHTLDRSPGAKFFLLIVATFVLIINTHWLLPLMSIVGVVYVPYYIVRQMVLHVSQQPSYAQAQRIATNTHGPARPMTRSQWRSQMRNDLCAKRSVHRAAELSTSWITAILTTLALTITAGVIGLRTGTVDSIAIAPYGWMAVVVMAAAISILGLGKLWERDEGESLPRRIVLAGVGGGVGLFAYAMNGFLMLPIDAGLARNIDSTTLPQALYSDGIPRASAMMAHFAILFALLRWWRPVDPLRRHRLSLWSVAVAVVGEWAVHQLLPIPQPFGMLIAGGIAIAIQMSAPWINPRVKPERIPQTPSQPAIPRSAHDGIAQELANARGPA, from the coding sequence ATGACGACGCTTCTCGGTAAACTAGAGGTCGAATCGAACCACCAACCTGGATCGTTGGCAAAGGATCGACGACCGTTCGCAGAAACCCACGTTAGCCACCCGACGACCTCATCGATGTCATTCACTTACCCCTCCGGATCGACGCCTCTGGATCGATACACGATTCGTCGTGGGATCGGCATGGGCGGATTTGGCGAGGTTTATTTTGCGGTCAGCGAGGCAGGCAAAGAGGTCGCACTGAAACGGATCCAGCGCAATCTAGAAGTGGAGTTGCGTGGGGTTTCGCATTGTTTGAATTTGAAACATCCCCATTTGATCGCGCTCTACGACATTTGTCGTGACGATCAAGAACAAGCATGGGTGGTGATGGAATATGTGGCCGGCCAAAATCTGCGTCAGGTTCTCGATCAATCCCCGAGCGGATTGGATGTCACCGAGGTCCGTCGTTGGTTGTCGGGGATCGCTGCGGGCGTGGACCATTTGCACGGGGCTGGGTTGGTCCATCGCGACTTGAAACCCGGCAACGTTTTTGACGACATGGGAATCGTCAAAGTAGGCGATTACGGTTTAAGCAAATTCATCTCGGCATCACATCGCGGCGGCCACACCGAAAGCGTAGGCACATTTCACTACATGGCACCCGAGATTGGGCGTGGCGAATACGGCCGCGAAATCGATATCTACGCCATCGGAATCATGACCTACGAATTGCTCACAGGTACCGTGCCATTTGATGGCGAAAGCTGTCACGAAATCATCGTCAAACACATGACGGCTAAACCCGACGTCACCGTGTTGGCCGAACCGTACCGATCCGTCGTGGCGAAGTGTTTGGAAAAGGATCCAGCGAACCGGTTTCGCTCGGTACGTGAGATGACCAACGCCCTTGGGATCACGCAAACGGGGCCAGCCGCCATCCATGCCGATGCGATCCAACCCAACACGCCGGATGCTCCCATCGTAGCAACGCTCGCGAACGCAAACGCGAATGACAGCGTGTCTTCGAAATCAAGTTTCACAGCGAAATCATCGGCACCGACCGGTGGCCGACCGCAGTCGCCGACTGCTGCGGTCCATCATGCCAATGTCGCCAACGACAGCGAACCCCTTGCTCGCGCGGTGCGGGCGAGTGTTTCGGATCTGCAATGTTGGTGGCACACGCTGGATCGTTCACCGGGGGCAAAGTTTTTCCTGTTGATCGTCGCGACCTTCGTGTTGATCATCAACACGCACTGGTTGTTGCCGCTGATGTCGATCGTGGGCGTGGTTTACGTGCCCTACTACATCGTGCGTCAAATGGTGCTGCACGTCAGCCAACAACCCAGCTACGCTCAAGCTCAACGCATTGCCACGAACACCCATGGCCCGGCACGGCCGATGACGCGATCGCAGTGGCGGTCGCAGATGCGAAATGACCTGTGTGCCAAACGGTCGGTGCACCGCGCCGCCGAACTGAGCACCTCCTGGATTACCGCCATTTTGACCACGTTGGCGTTGACGATCACCGCAGGCGTGATCGGGCTTCGCACCGGCACCGTCGATTCAATCGCCATTGCGCCCTACGGATGGATGGCCGTGGTGGTGATGGCCGCGGCAATCTCGATCCTTGGGCTGGGCAAGTTGTGGGAACGTGACGAAGGCGAAAGCCTTCCTCGCCGCATCGTCTTGGCCGGGGTCGGCGGCGGTGTGGGGTTGTTCGCTTATGCGATGAACGGATTCCTGATGCTACCGATTGATGCGGGATTGGCTCGCAACATTGATTCCACCACGCTTCCTCAGGCTCTCTATAGCGATGGTATTCCGCGTGCTTCGGCAATGATGGCACACTTTGCCATACTATTTGCGTTACTGCGTTGGTGGCGACCGGTGGATCCGCTGCGTCGACATCGACTAAGCCTATGGAGCGTTGCGGTAGCAGTGGTGGGCGAATGGGCGGTCCACCAGCTGCTACCAATCCCGCAACCGTTTGGAATGCTGATCGCCGGTGGAATCGCAATTGCGATCCAAATGTCGGCTCCATGGATCAATCCTCGCGTCAAACCGGAACGGATCCCACAAACACCATCGCAGCCTGCGATTCCTCGTTCCGCCCACGATGGTATCGCTCAAGAACTTGCCAACGCTCGAGGACCTGCATGA
- a CDS encoding glycosyltransferase family 2 protein, protein MNIVAIIVNYRTAALTVDCLESLEPVASEHPDFSVELIDGGSGDDSPSILAAAIQQHAWQSWVRLTALADNKGFAGANNVGITAALAREDRPDVIWLLNPDTVTLPGAMEPLLETLRANPSAGIVGSRLQYPDGEPQTSACRFPTIRSEFVDAMRFGPLTRLLERHNVAPDPPQDLCQVDWVAGASFMIRSELIDKIGMFDDRYFMYYEEVDFCYRAKQAGYQTWYHPASRVIHLVGQSSGVTGAQAVLKQRPQYWFDSRRHYFLSKHGKLRTAIADAAWLVGRAIWIGRAIVQRKPAIDPPKLWRDFLLNSVFVRGIIR, encoded by the coding sequence ATGAACATCGTTGCCATTATCGTCAACTACCGCACAGCGGCGTTAACCGTCGACTGTCTGGAGTCACTTGAACCGGTAGCGAGTGAGCATCCTGATTTTTCGGTGGAATTGATTGACGGCGGCTCGGGAGACGATTCTCCAAGCATCCTTGCCGCGGCGATACAGCAGCATGCTTGGCAGTCGTGGGTGCGGTTGACGGCATTGGCTGACAACAAAGGGTTCGCGGGGGCGAACAATGTCGGCATCACCGCAGCGCTGGCTCGGGAGGACCGGCCCGACGTGATTTGGTTACTCAATCCTGATACGGTGACATTGCCCGGCGCGATGGAACCGCTGCTTGAAACGCTGCGGGCCAATCCGTCGGCGGGAATTGTTGGCAGCCGACTGCAATATCCAGATGGCGAGCCGCAAACATCCGCATGTCGCTTTCCGACGATCCGCAGCGAGTTTGTCGACGCGATGCGATTTGGTCCGTTGACGCGGCTGCTCGAGCGTCACAACGTTGCACCGGATCCACCGCAGGATTTATGCCAAGTGGATTGGGTGGCCGGGGCCAGTTTCATGATCCGCAGCGAATTGATCGACAAGATCGGCATGTTTGACGACCGCTATTTCATGTACTACGAGGAGGTCGATTTTTGTTACCGCGCAAAACAAGCGGGTTATCAAACGTGGTACCACCCCGCTAGCCGCGTGATCCATTTGGTCGGCCAATCCTCGGGCGTGACGGGTGCTCAAGCCGTGTTGAAGCAGCGGCCTCAATATTGGTTTGATTCGCGACGCCATTATTTCCTGTCGAAACACGGCAAGCTGCGAACCGCGATTGCGGACGCTGCTTGGTTGGTCGGACGAGCGATTTGGATTGGCCGTGCCATCGTGCAACGAAAACCGGCGATCGATCCTCCGAAACTTTGGCGTGACTTCTTGCTTAACAGCGTCTTCGTTCGAGGAATCATCCGATGA
- a CDS encoding glycosyltransferase family 2 protein, with protein MTISQALIDSFLWTMAILIAVPLIVFGSECLLALLRKEKQRPLERVPSDDDMVDPQSRPAVDVIIPAHNEQLGLVRTLDSVTAAMRPGDHLYLVADNCNDDTAKIASQFAEALVSSNATIGMTVLERFDLENRGKDYALRFAFDALELTNSQEATTNIGSATQPDRVVVIVDADCKVWTDTIDRLAIQVSRTQRPAQACYLMQHPDSVSFTAPRALSEFAFTVKNFVRPLGLTRIGGGCMLFGSGMAFPRHALKRLSGPGGHLVEDMRWTFDMILAGCPVQYCPEAKCLATFPTHIAAADTQHRRWEHGHLQLVGSQVPRLIRGWIRKPTLASFLAALDLMVLPLSLLMVTAFVIGTMLATAAWLGYAIGPLMVWAIAMSVAGIGLGWAWSCFYPRRATLGMVFAIPLYAIRKLPLYTSFIFHPERVWIRTDRN; from the coding sequence ATGACCATTTCTCAGGCATTGATCGATTCGTTTCTTTGGACGATGGCAATTTTGATTGCGGTCCCATTGATCGTTTTCGGTAGTGAATGCTTGTTGGCGTTGTTGCGAAAAGAAAAACAGCGGCCTTTGGAACGCGTCCCCAGCGACGATGACATGGTCGATCCGCAGTCACGTCCGGCGGTGGATGTGATCATTCCCGCCCACAATGAACAACTTGGACTCGTTCGCACACTTGATTCGGTGACAGCGGCGATGCGACCGGGCGACCATCTCTATTTGGTCGCAGACAACTGTAACGACGACACCGCCAAGATTGCGAGCCAATTTGCCGAGGCTCTTGTATCTTCAAACGCAACAATCGGCATGACGGTGCTTGAGCGATTTGACTTGGAAAACCGAGGCAAAGATTACGCACTTCGCTTTGCCTTTGACGCATTGGAGTTGACGAATTCGCAGGAAGCCACCACGAACATCGGGTCGGCCACGCAGCCAGATCGCGTGGTGGTAATTGTCGATGCGGACTGCAAAGTGTGGACAGACACGATCGATCGATTGGCGATCCAGGTATCACGCACGCAGCGACCGGCGCAAGCCTGCTATTTGATGCAGCATCCTGATTCGGTTTCGTTCACCGCGCCGCGTGCATTGTCGGAATTTGCTTTTACCGTCAAGAACTTTGTCCGTCCCTTAGGTCTGACTCGAATCGGAGGCGGATGTATGTTGTTTGGGTCCGGGATGGCATTTCCACGGCATGCATTGAAACGACTCAGTGGTCCCGGCGGCCATCTTGTCGAAGACATGCGATGGACCTTTGACATGATTTTGGCGGGTTGCCCGGTCCAGTATTGTCCAGAGGCAAAGTGCTTAGCGACCTTTCCGACTCACATCGCTGCGGCCGACACCCAGCACCGTCGCTGGGAACATGGTCATTTGCAATTGGTCGGCAGCCAAGTGCCAAGGTTGATCCGAGGTTGGATCCGCAAACCGACCCTGGCAAGTTTTTTGGCAGCTTTGGATTTGATGGTTTTGCCGTTGTCATTGTTGATGGTCACTGCGTTCGTGATCGGCACCATGTTGGCGACCGCTGCATGGTTGGGATATGCAATCGGGCCATTGATGGTATGGGCGATTGCAATGAGTGTCGCCGGCATCGGACTGGGTTGGGCGTGGTCATGTTTTTATCCTCGCCGAGCAACATTGGGAATGGTTTTTGCTATCCCGCTTTACGCCATTCGCAAGTTACCGCTGTATACAAGTTTCATCTTTCACCCTGAACGCGTATGGATTCGCACCGATCGAAATTAG
- a CDS encoding DUF3299 domain-containing protein: MAWYKNSLVVLLTFSLIGISAATADADSPKTASTATETSKTATPAEKLADERTKGVVERKSSEASLAKGDITFDDLKFDIEKDAAFEKSALTPEVKRLDGVKVKLRGYILPSTLFKETDIDQFVLVRDNQECCFGPGAALFDCVIVEMLPGRTTDFVTRPVTVEGKFKIDTEKYKYPGGKGPGGASHFAIFRIEGMNVQ, from the coding sequence ATGGCTTGGTACAAGAACTCGCTCGTAGTGCTGCTGACGTTCTCGCTGATCGGCATTTCCGCAGCGACCGCAGACGCCGATTCGCCCAAAACCGCGTCCACGGCGACGGAAACCAGCAAAACGGCGACTCCAGCGGAAAAACTAGCCGACGAGAGAACCAAAGGGGTCGTTGAACGCAAAAGCAGCGAAGCGTCGCTCGCTAAAGGGGATATCACGTTTGACGATCTGAAGTTTGATATCGAGAAGGACGCGGCGTTCGAAAAGAGTGCGTTGACCCCCGAAGTCAAACGGCTCGATGGGGTCAAAGTGAAATTGCGAGGCTATATCCTGCCTAGCACGCTCTTTAAAGAAACCGATATCGATCAATTCGTGTTGGTGCGTGACAACCAGGAATGCTGCTTCGGGCCGGGGGCCGCGTTGTTCGACTGCGTCATCGTCGAAATGTTGCCGGGCCGCACCACCGACTTCGTCACCCGTCCGGTGACGGTCGAAGGCAAGTTCAAGATTGACACCGAGAAATACAAATATCCCGGCGGCAAAGGCCCGGGCGGTGCCAGCCATTTCGCGATCTTTCGGATCGAAGGCATGAACGTCCAGTAA
- a CDS encoding glycosyltransferase, with product MFSDIGVVAIGRNEGSRLEACLRSALRDSPHVVYVDSGSDDNSVDVATRLGADVVHLDTNRPFSAARGRNAGFERLIKNAPELKFVQFVDGDCEIAAGWIEAGRQTLSEHPELAAVCGRRRERYPDASVFNLLCDIEWNTPIGETRACGGDAMFRCDVLQSVDGYNEHVIAAEDDEVCVRIRQQGWKLRRIDHEMTLHDADMHRLSQWWRRSIRCGHGFAQGFAMHGRPPERHFAKPFRSVLVWGGVLPLIAIVLSWPTRFLSLGVLLLAYAVLWAKVTRTCRRRGLPASSSMIYATSCVGGKIPEFIGACKYGWRRLTRSATQIIEYK from the coding sequence TTGTTCTCTGACATCGGCGTCGTTGCGATTGGACGAAACGAAGGTTCCCGGCTCGAAGCATGTCTGCGATCGGCACTGCGGGATTCGCCGCACGTCGTCTATGTCGATTCGGGCTCGGATGACAACAGCGTCGACGTTGCGACCCGGCTTGGTGCGGATGTGGTGCACTTGGATACGAACCGGCCCTTCTCAGCCGCTCGCGGACGCAATGCAGGGTTCGAGCGTCTGATTAAAAACGCTCCCGAATTGAAATTCGTCCAATTCGTCGATGGAGACTGCGAGATCGCCGCGGGATGGATCGAAGCCGGGCGTCAAACGCTGAGCGAACATCCTGAACTTGCTGCGGTTTGCGGACGCCGCCGGGAACGTTATCCCGACGCCAGCGTGTTCAATCTGCTGTGCGATATTGAGTGGAACACCCCGATCGGCGAAACGCGAGCTTGTGGCGGAGACGCCATGTTCCGCTGTGACGTCTTGCAATCGGTCGATGGTTACAACGAACATGTGATCGCCGCCGAAGACGACGAAGTCTGTGTACGCATTCGACAACAGGGTTGGAAACTACGTCGCATCGACCACGAAATGACGCTGCATGATGCGGACATGCACCGATTGTCCCAGTGGTGGAGGCGTTCGATCCGCTGTGGGCATGGTTTTGCTCAGGGCTTTGCGATGCATGGTCGTCCACCGGAACGCCATTTTGCCAAACCGTTCCGCAGCGTCTTGGTGTGGGGCGGTGTGTTACCGTTGATCGCGATCGTGTTGAGCTGGCCCACCCGTTTTCTAAGCCTCGGCGTGTTGTTGTTGGCCTATGCAGTGCTTTGGGCCAAAGTAACACGAACGTGCCGGCGCCGAGGATTGCCCGCGTCATCGTCGATGATCTACGCGACTAGTTGTGTCGGCGGCAAAATCCCCGAATTCATCGGCGCATGCAAATATGGATGGAGACGGTTGACCCGATCTGCAACCCAAATTATCGAATATAAATAG
- a CDS encoding glycosyltransferase — MYLILTCQPYHLHGDRIYLTSDRARQLRLLRNSLDGKFGQLSVLAPAVAVDSETALHADCEAGRLQTFDTAREEIRVEPVLQSGWGNHTSDSRNIANRPGTWKKILQSFTQSACVLQPEILSPTDAVIADGIFQSTSISHPIVLVHSDASNDDDSYGSRTLSMRDRLSNRRCRRRCERLAKRSELSLFSSETSMRQYSRYARNSQLFCEPPISNEDVISEADLLRRLRGDVSLQPLRLVSYAPLENKYGVNLSIAVVRYAIQFGANVVLDIYGQGFQRSELQYQIAKLGLSREVSFRQIAPSVSESLHQQRQYDAMLLTPAIDCGMHRFLSCYSSGLPMLGFDHPGFIKQIASDKAGMLLPKNDLEKAGQRIAELELHRGQLYEMSLNARQAACRHSRESWYAKRAEWTVNAIPRFALPSRSSTPPTTSTTTPAKNNPALSGQPT; from the coding sequence ATGTATTTAATCCTCACTTGCCAACCGTACCATTTACATGGTGATCGGATTTATTTGACATCCGATCGAGCGCGTCAACTTCGCTTGTTGCGAAATTCGTTGGATGGCAAGTTCGGCCAACTCAGCGTGCTAGCCCCTGCGGTTGCGGTCGACTCGGAGACCGCCTTACACGCCGATTGCGAAGCCGGACGACTACAAACATTCGACACTGCACGTGAAGAAATCCGAGTTGAACCGGTGCTGCAGTCTGGTTGGGGCAATCACACAAGCGATTCTCGCAACATCGCCAATCGCCCAGGGACGTGGAAAAAAATTTTACAATCGTTCACTCAGTCGGCATGTGTTTTACAACCTGAAATCCTTAGCCCCACCGATGCCGTGATCGCCGACGGCATCTTTCAATCTACCAGCATTTCGCACCCGATCGTGCTGGTTCACTCAGACGCATCCAACGACGACGATTCGTACGGCTCGCGAACTCTATCGATGCGGGATCGATTGTCCAATCGCCGCTGTCGCCGCCGCTGCGAACGTTTGGCCAAACGATCCGAGCTAAGTCTATTTAGTAGCGAAACCTCGATGCGTCAGTATTCGCGGTACGCGCGGAACTCACAACTGTTTTGTGAGCCCCCGATTTCTAATGAGGATGTCATTTCCGAAGCGGATCTACTCAGACGACTTCGTGGCGACGTGTCGTTGCAACCATTGCGATTGGTTTCGTACGCGCCGCTGGAAAACAAGTATGGCGTCAACCTTAGCATTGCAGTTGTTCGTTATGCGATTCAGTTCGGAGCCAATGTCGTCTTGGACATCTATGGGCAAGGTTTTCAACGATCCGAATTGCAATATCAGATTGCCAAGCTTGGACTGAGCCGCGAAGTCAGTTTTCGACAAATCGCTCCAAGCGTTTCAGAGTCACTGCATCAGCAGCGGCAATACGACGCGATGCTGCTGACCCCCGCGATCGATTGCGGCATGCATCGTTTTTTGTCGTGTTACTCTTCCGGACTGCCAATGCTCGGTTTCGATCATCCGGGATTTATCAAACAAATTGCCAGCGACAAAGCGGGGATGCTTCTGCCAAAGAACGATCTTGAAAAAGCGGGTCAACGGATCGCGGAACTGGAACTGCACCGCGGACAGCTTTACGAAATGTCGCTCAACGCACGTCAAGCCGCTTGCCGACATTCGCGAGAAAGCTGGTATGCCAAACGAGCCGAGTGGACGGTCAATGCGATCCCGCGGTTCGCACTTCCTTCGCGATCCAGCACCCCACCGACGACCAGCACCACAACGCCTGCGAAAAATAATCCTGCACTGAGCGGACAGCCGACGTGA